In one Rutidosis leptorrhynchoides isolate AG116_Rl617_1_P2 chromosome 8, CSIRO_AGI_Rlap_v1, whole genome shotgun sequence genomic region, the following are encoded:
- the LOC139862552 gene encoding very-long-chain 3-oxoacyl-CoA reductase-like protein At1g24470 — protein MQPSCLLVFSILGFLSLIKLIFTLLKWIFITFIRPPKNLKNYGSWAMITGATDGIGKAFAFQLAQKGINLILVSRNIDKLKQVSNEVMSVHPTTNIKIFVVDFASNDMKANVREMQEVIDCEKLDVGVLINNVGVTYDTARYFHEVEEEIWMKVMKVNVEGTSYVTKAVIKGMIERKRGGAIVSIGSGAAIVVPSHPLYAIYAASKAYIDQLSRSLHVEYKHIGIDVQCQVPLYVSTKMASQVALVHKPSLFIPTADDYVEAAIRQIGYEFRCAPHWAHSVQWFFASLTPDSFLDAWRLSIGIRRRGLVA, from the exons ATGCAACCTTCATGCCTACTTGTCTTCTCTATACTTGGCTTTCTTTCTCTTATTAAACTCATTTTCACTTTGCTTAAATGGATCTTCATCACTTTCATCCGGCCACCCAAGAACCTCAAGAACTACGGTTCATGGGCCATGATAACCGGTGCCACGGACGGCATCGGTAAAGCCTTTGCCTTTCAACTAGCTCAAAAGGGTATTAACCTAATATTGGTTAGTAGAAATATAGACAAACTTAAACAAGTTTCCAACGAGGTTATGTCGGTGCACCCAACCACTAATATCAAGATTTTCGTTGTGGATTTCGCTAGTAATGATATGAAGGCCAATGTTAGGGAGATGCAAGAGGTGATTGATTGTGAAAAACTTGATGTTGGTGTTTTGATAAATAACGTTGGAGTGACCTATGATACGGCTAGGTATTTTCATGAAGTTGAAGAAGAGATTTGGATGAAAGTTATGAAAGTGAATGTTGAAGGTACAAGTTATGTAACAAAAGCTGTGATTAAAGGGATGATTGAAAGAAAAAGAGGTGGTGCCATTGTTAGTATTGGTTCTGGTGCCGCCATTGTTGTACCTTCACATCCTCTTTATGCAATCTATGCTGCTAGCAAAGC GTACATTGATCAACTTTCAAGGTCATTACATGTGGAATACAAGCATATTGGTATAGATGTTCAATGTCAG GTACCATTGTACGTATCAACCAAAATGGCATCGCAAGTTGCATTGGTCCATAAACCGTCGTTGTTTATACCAACAGCTGATGATTATGTCGAAGCTGCAATTCGACAAATAGGATATGAGTTTCGTTGTGCACCACATTGGGCTCACTCGGTTCAATGGTTCTTCGCTTCTCTAACTCCCGATTCTTTCCTAGATGCATGGCGTCTTTCTATTGGCATTCGGCGTAGAGGACTTGTTGCATAA